The following coding sequences are from one Oceanidesulfovibrio indonesiensis window:
- a CDS encoding type II toxin-antitoxin system PemK/MazF family toxin, which translates to MTSIPDRGDFVHLDFNPQAGHEQQGERFALVLSPQKFNQITGFAFAAPITKQQKGYPFEVPIPEGERCYGVVLVDQTRSLDWQARNLVVKGRASEELVNEALARLVPILS; encoded by the coding sequence GTGACCAGCATTCCTGATCGCGGAGACTTCGTGCACCTCGACTTCAATCCCCAAGCCGGCCACGAGCAACAGGGAGAACGCTTCGCCCTGGTCTTGTCGCCCCAGAAATTCAACCAGATCACGGGGTTTGCTTTTGCAGCCCCCATCACCAAGCAGCAAAAAGGCTATCCTTTCGAGGTGCCCATTCCAGAGGGCGAACGATGCTATGGAGTGGTCCTGGTGGATCAGACCCGGAGCCTGGACTGGCAGGCGCGAAACCTTGTCGTCAAAGGCCGCGCCAGTGAGGAGTTGGTGAACGAGGCTTTGGCGCGACTGGTTCCTATTCTGAGTTAA